GACCAGCGAGGCTTTCCGAGAAGGTGCTGCCGCCCTGCACAGTGTCAGCGAGCTGGGTAATGGTCGCCTTCAAAACTGGGTCGCGCTCCTGTTTGGCGAGCACCGTCAGGCCACGTAACAGTGGAAGTCCGGCGTCGATCAGCGTGGCGAGCTGACGGGTAAAAATCATCAGCACCTTGGGCTTGATCGTGCTCTTTTTGAAGAGCGGCTTTTTAGTTTTCGAGGCAGCGGACGTCTGGGCGATTTTCGTCGCCGTTTTCTTGACTGCCTTGCTGGAGGCACCGGCCGAGCCTTCCGCGAGGACGCTGGTGGGGAAATATCCAGACTGCCGGAGTTGTGCGACGGCGTCGTTGGAGTCGGCGGCGTCTATGACTCCGGTGTTTTCCTGTCCGCGGGCATCGAGGGCGACGTAATTAAATCTGGCCATATTCTAGGGGGTGGTGAAGCAGCTGGGTGCAAGGTAACTTTTTCTGCGGGAATGTCGATGGTGAAAAGGTTCTTTTCTTAGGTGTATTTGACGACTTCCTCAATGGTAGTTTCCCCGTCAAAAATGCTTCGCAGGCCATCCTCGCGCAGGGTGACCATGCCGAGTTCGATCGCTTTCTGCCGTAGGACGAGCGACGGCGCGCGCTGGTTGATCATTTCGCGAATCGGGTCGGTGACATCGAGCAATTCGTAGATGCCCTTGCGGCCTTTGTAGCCGGTATTGTTGCAGTGATCGCAGCCTTTGCCGTAGAAAAAATTCTTGTCGCCGATGTCGTGCGGCGAGAGCCCGAGCTGGGCGAGCAGAGCCTCGCTCGGCTCATACGGAGTGCGGCATTGCGGACAAATTTTCCGGATGAGACGCTGCGCCAGCACGCCTTCGAGCGCGGCAGAAATCAGAAACGGCTCGACTCCCATGTCTATCAGACGGGCGACTGCACCAGGGGCGTCGTTGGTGTGCAACGTGGTCAGTACCAAGTGACCGGTGAGCGAGGCTTGAATGGAAATCTGCGCCGTCTCCAAGTCGCGGGTTTCCCCGACCATGATGCGATCCGGGTCCTGACGCAAAAACGCCCGCAGCACACGTGCGAAGCTGAGTCCGATGGCGTCGTTTACTGGCACTTGCATGATGCCTTCCATGTCGTATTCGACAGGGTCCTCGGCAGTCAGGAGTTTGGAATCAATCGTGTTGATCCGGCGCAGGCAAGAGTAGAGCGTGGTCGTTTTTCCAGAACCCGTCGGGCCGGTGACGATGAAAATGCCGTTCGGTTTCTCGATGGTCTTGAGGATGTATTGGTAGAGCGCATCGGGCATTCCGAGCGTTTCCAAGTCCAGATTCACCGACGATCTGTCCAGCACACGGAGCACGACGCTCTCGCCAAATTGCGTGGGCAAAGTCGAGACA
This DNA window, taken from Chthoniobacterales bacterium, encodes the following:
- a CDS encoding GspE/PulE family protein, translating into MNAKMVTDMLVENGVMTRTQSEDILQEAAQSGKPVEQLLVDFGYFQSSAEFLTKVAENLGTEYYDLTEVVIPHETLRLLPAGLARLHGALPLGEQDGAILVALSDPLNGDTVEELRFAASRDIRVVVADPDKVDELILTSYGSDSASMSDIMASFGGEELQLLENVGAGGGEAEANATPIIKFVDLILYQAIQDRASDIHFEPFEYEFKIRYRVDGALYEMAPPPRHLALPVISRLKVLANLNIAERRLPQDGRIQKTIAGRAVDMRVSTLPTQFGESVVLRVLDRSSVNLDLETLGMPDALYQYILKTIEKPNGIFIVTGPTGSGKTTTLYSCLRRINTIDSKLLTAEDPVEYDMEGIMQVPVNDAIGLSFARVLRAFLRQDPDRIMVGETRDLETAQISIQASLTGHLVLTTLHTNDAPGAVARLIDMGVEPFLISAALEGVLAQRLIRKICPQCRTPYEPSEALLAQLGLSPHDIGDKNFFYGKGCDHCNNTGYKGRKGIYELLDVTDPIREMINQRAPSLVLRQKAIELGMVTLREDGLRSIFDGETTIEEVVKYT